From one Corvus cornix cornix isolate S_Up_H32 chromosome 21, ASM73873v5, whole genome shotgun sequence genomic stretch:
- the RNF223 gene encoding RING finger protein 223 isoform X2: MSCFSQLWHSSTPESPTSPVPASPGEIPIPISPIVVTSPTDGKRKGRSPTGSPSSPNPTSPKPTSPVECSICFNTYDNTFKTPKLLQCSHVFCLECVARLSTGLPPNQPEDLLPCPFCRQLTNIPQEGAPALETSKELLATLPPELQQEKVLWMEGTKLCCRRASDDPENPESCISIDVAMSKPESTEAPPTGLAGRLSRCDLCDDWKRIVLLSALIIILFCIILWPVQCALKTGNLRCFTRTVAMSRPEYLPPKATTAAVSVTQPPFQ, translated from the coding sequence ATGTCCTGCTTCTCCCAGCTGTGGCACTCCAGCACTCCGGAGTCTCCCACCAGCCCCGTGCCGGCGTCTCCAGGAGAAatccccatccccatcagccCCATCGTCGTCACCTCCCCCACAGATGGCAAAAGGAAGGGCAGATCCCCCACgggctctcccagctctccaAATCCCACCTCTCCCAAGCCAACCTCGCCCGTGGAATGCTCCATCTGCTTCAACACCTACGACAACACCTTCAAGACccccaaactgctgcagtgCTCCCACGTGTTCTGCCTGGAATGCGTGGCCCGCCTGAGCACGGGGCTGCCGCCCAACCAGCCCGAGgacctgctgccctgccccttCTGCAGGCAGCTCACCAACATCCCCCAGGaaggagctccagccctggagaccagcaaggagctgctggccacgctgcccccggagctgcagcaggagaaggtgCTGTGGATGGAGGGCACCAAGCTGTGCTGCCGGCGCGCCTCCGACGACCCCGAGAACCCCGAGTCGTGCATCTCCATCGACGTGGCCATGAGCAAACCCGAGAGCACGGAGGCTCCTCCCACGGGGCTGGCGGGGAGGCTGTCCCGCTGCGACCTGTGCGACGACTGGAAGCGCATCGTGCTGCTCTCGGCCCTCATCATCATCCTCTTCTGCATCATCCTGTGGCCCGTGCAGTGCGCGCTCAAGACGGGCAACCTGCGCTGCTTCACCAGGACTGTGGCCATGAGCAGGCCCGAGTACCTGCCCCCCAAAGCCACCACGGCGGCGGTTTCGGTCACACAGCCGCCCTTCCAGTAG
- the RNF223 gene encoding RING finger protein 223 isoform X1 — protein MESSALLPAQVPGSTTRESPRALFLSGGSIMSCFSQLWHSSTPESPTSPVPASPGEIPIPISPIVVTSPTDGKRKGRSPTGSPSSPNPTSPKPTSPVECSICFNTYDNTFKTPKLLQCSHVFCLECVARLSTGLPPNQPEDLLPCPFCRQLTNIPQEGAPALETSKELLATLPPELQQEKVLWMEGTKLCCRRASDDPENPESCISIDVAMSKPESTEAPPTGLAGRLSRCDLCDDWKRIVLLSALIIILFCIILWPVQCALKTGNLRCFTRTVAMSRPEYLPPKATTAAVSVTQPPFQ, from the exons ATGGAATCTtctgctctcctccctgctcaggtgCCGGGGAGCACCACCCGGG agTCTCCCAGGGCTCTGTTCCTCTCCGGGGGCTCCATCATGTCCTGCTTCTCCCAGCTGTGGCACTCCAGCACTCCGGAGTCTCCCACCAGCCCCGTGCCGGCGTCTCCAGGAGAAatccccatccccatcagccCCATCGTCGTCACCTCCCCCACAGATGGCAAAAGGAAGGGCAGATCCCCCACgggctctcccagctctccaAATCCCACCTCTCCCAAGCCAACCTCGCCCGTGGAATGCTCCATCTGCTTCAACACCTACGACAACACCTTCAAGACccccaaactgctgcagtgCTCCCACGTGTTCTGCCTGGAATGCGTGGCCCGCCTGAGCACGGGGCTGCCGCCCAACCAGCCCGAGgacctgctgccctgccccttCTGCAGGCAGCTCACCAACATCCCCCAGGaaggagctccagccctggagaccagcaaggagctgctggccacgctgcccccggagctgcagcaggagaaggtgCTGTGGATGGAGGGCACCAAGCTGTGCTGCCGGCGCGCCTCCGACGACCCCGAGAACCCCGAGTCGTGCATCTCCATCGACGTGGCCATGAGCAAACCCGAGAGCACGGAGGCTCCTCCCACGGGGCTGGCGGGGAGGCTGTCCCGCTGCGACCTGTGCGACGACTGGAAGCGCATCGTGCTGCTCTCGGCCCTCATCATCATCCTCTTCTGCATCATCCTGTGGCCCGTGCAGTGCGCGCTCAAGACGGGCAACCTGCGCTGCTTCACCAGGACTGTGGCCATGAGCAGGCCCGAGTACCTGCCCCCCAAAGCCACCACGGCGGCGGTTTCGGTCACACAGCCGCCCTTCCAGTAG